A genomic segment from Gloeocapsopsis sp. IPPAS B-1203 encodes:
- a CDS encoding pentapeptide repeat-containing protein yields the protein MDADELNRRYAAGERDFSFANLRGINLSEVNLQGAILWGADLARANLTAANLRKTNLSSANLAGAILWRADLTQATLHQANLSKSILIKATLREADLSEALLVKADLRLSQLNRAKLTKAKLKGADLRYAEIRLVDISGADLSQTVLNGANLSGDLLAN from the coding sequence ATGGATGCTGATGAACTGAATCGGCGATATGCAGCAGGAGAGAGAGATTTTAGCTTTGCCAATTTACGGGGAATTAACTTAAGTGAAGTTAATCTACAAGGTGCCATTCTTTGGGGCGCAGACTTAGCGCGAGCTAACTTGACTGCTGCTAACCTAAGAAAAACTAACTTAAGTTCTGCAAACTTAGCTGGAGCAATTCTGTGGAGGGCTGACTTGACTCAAGCAACTTTACATCAAGCAAACTTGAGTAAGTCAATTTTAATTAAGGCAACCCTCAGGGAAGCAGATTTGAGCGAAGCACTACTCGTTAAAGCAGATTTGAGGTTATCCCAACTAAATCGCGCTAAGTTAACCAAAGCAAAGTTAAAAGGTGCTGATTTGCGATATGCAGAGATAAGATTAGTAGATATTAGTGGTGCAGATTTAAGCCAAACCGTTCTAAATGGGGCAAACTTAAGTGGAGACTTACTTGCAAATTAG
- a CDS encoding orange carotenoid protein N-terminal domain-containing protein: MTYTLESAQTIFTDTQVPSPIPATIALFEQLNVDDKLALLWYAYTEMGRTITPAAVGAARLQLAEGLLNQVKQMSAADQTQFMRDLASRANTPLSRSYGFFSVNTKLAFWYELGELMKQGVVAPIPPDYQMTPGVKAVLAAIQQLDPGEQITVLRNAVVDMGFEDAVAPSPTETADEPMFPRTEPAPTKLKVEGISDSTVLSYFAALNADDFEAALALFTPDGALQPPFQKPIVGPDAIAKYMRSEAQGLNLMPQQGISETLPDGSKQLKVTGVVQTPWFGVNVGMNIGWRFLLNPQGKIFFVAIDMLASPQELLNLRPR; encoded by the coding sequence ATGACTTATACACTCGAATCAGCACAAACTATCTTCACTGATACACAAGTACCAAGTCCGATTCCGGCAACGATCGCGCTATTCGAGCAACTTAACGTCGATGATAAATTGGCACTACTGTGGTATGCCTATACCGAGATGGGGCGGACAATCACTCCGGCTGCGGTAGGCGCAGCCCGCTTACAACTCGCAGAGGGTTTGCTCAATCAAGTCAAGCAGATGTCAGCTGCTGATCAGACACAATTTATGCGCGATTTGGCTAGCCGTGCGAATACGCCACTCAGTCGTTCTTATGGGTTCTTTAGTGTTAATACTAAGTTGGCTTTTTGGTATGAGCTAGGGGAACTAATGAAGCAAGGAGTTGTTGCTCCTATTCCTCCAGACTATCAAATGACTCCTGGTGTCAAAGCAGTACTTGCGGCAATTCAGCAACTCGATCCAGGCGAACAAATTACAGTATTGCGTAATGCTGTAGTCGATATGGGATTTGAAGATGCTGTCGCACCTAGTCCCACAGAAACAGCCGATGAGCCGATGTTCCCACGTACTGAACCTGCGCCGACAAAGCTTAAAGTTGAAGGAATTTCAGACTCTACAGTTCTCAGCTATTTTGCTGCGTTGAATGCTGATGACTTTGAGGCTGCGCTGGCATTATTTACCCCTGATGGTGCTTTGCAACCACCTTTTCAAAAGCCAATTGTAGGTCCTGATGCGATCGCAAAATACATGCGATCCGAAGCACAAGGGCTAAATCTTATGCCACAACAAGGTATATCAGAGACTTTGCCCGATGGTTCTAAGCAGTTGAAAGTCACCGGAGTCGTTCAAACGCCTTGGTTTGGTGTGAATGTAGGAATGAACATTGGTTGGCGGTTTTTACTCAATCCTCAAGGCAAAATTTTCTTCGTTGCAATTGATATGCTGGCGTCTCCACAAGAACTACTAAATCTACGCCCTCGATAA
- a CDS encoding chlorophyll a/b-binding protein: MSARQYVIDDRGLANTFAIEPKMYVQESQTGFTPYAELLNGRLAMIGFVSLLALEVFTGHGLIGFFANLS, encoded by the coding sequence ATGAGCGCACGCCAATACGTTATTGATGACAGAGGTTTAGCAAACACCTTTGCGATTGAACCCAAGATGTATGTACAAGAAAGCCAAACTGGCTTTACACCTTATGCTGAATTGCTTAACGGTCGCTTAGCAATGATTGGGTTTGTGTCACTACTAGCATTGGAAGTATTCACTGGACACGGCTTAATAGGCTTTTTTGCTAATCTTTCTTAG
- a CDS encoding DUF305 domain-containing protein — MLKKSILYGLVGVLAGSAIPALIVSGRANSQALQSSPCNMTMHSAMAGRQQQHFIEMMIPHHQEAVDMAELALAKAQRPEIRKLAESIKTEQTREIEQMRSWYKKWYGTEVPATTMTGMEMRHGRGQRMQGMAMRSPMMSMDMESLRTASDFDREFIRQMIPHHRSAIMMARMVANRAERPEIRNLAQTIIQSQSAEINQMQQWYQAWYQ, encoded by the coding sequence ATGCTCAAAAAATCAATACTTTACGGGCTTGTAGGTGTACTTGCAGGTAGTGCAATTCCAGCTTTGATCGTCAGTGGTAGAGCAAATAGCCAAGCACTGCAGTCTTCTCCTTGCAATATGACCATGCATAGCGCCATGGCTGGGAGACAACAACAGCACTTCATCGAAATGATGATTCCGCACCACCAAGAAGCAGTAGATATGGCAGAGTTAGCACTGGCAAAAGCTCAACGTCCTGAAATTAGAAAATTGGCTGAAAGTATTAAAACCGAGCAGACACGAGAAATTGAGCAGATGCGATCGTGGTACAAAAAATGGTATGGCACCGAAGTACCTGCAACCACGATGACTGGCATGGAAATGCGTCACGGAAGAGGACAAAGAATGCAGGGAATGGCAATGCGATCGCCCATGATGAGCATGGATATGGAATCTCTGAGAACTGCATCTGACTTCGATCGAGAATTCATTCGTCAGATGATTCCGCATCATCGATCAGCAATCATGATGGCGCGAATGGTTGCCAACCGAGCAGAACGTCCAGAAATTCGTAACTTGGCGCAAACAATTATTCAGTCGCAATCCGCTGAAATTAACCAAATGCAGCAATGGTATCAAGCCTGGTATCAGTAG
- a CDS encoding heavy-metal-associated domain-containing protein has protein sequence MTLTLKVPKMACSACVNTITEAIKSVDATATVQAEPKTKLVNVETQASETVVKEALASVGYPTA, from the coding sequence ATGACACTCACACTCAAAGTTCCTAAAATGGCGTGTTCAGCTTGCGTAAATACAATTACCGAAGCAATTAAGTCAGTAGATGCTACCGCAACTGTTCAAGCTGAACCAAAAACCAAACTTGTCAACGTCGAAACTCAAGCATCCGAAACCGTAGTTAAAGAAGCTTTAGCATCTGTTGGATATCCCACTGCTTAA